TGGTGGTGACCACCCCGCAGGAGGCCTCGCTGGGAGTGGTGCGCAAAGGTATTGCCATGTTTGAAAAGGTTAACGTGCCTGTCCTGGGCCTCATCGAAAACATGAGTTATTTCACCACGCCAGACGGGCAGCGCCTGGAAATCTTTGGCCACGGCGGCGGACGCCACGAAGCCGCCCGCAAAGGCCTGCCCTTCCTGGGAGAAATCCCCATCTTCGTGGAAATCCGCGAGGGCGGGGACCAGGGAGTGCCCGTGGTGGTGGGACGGCCCGACAGTGCGGCGGCGGCAGCCTTTCGGGCGGTGGCCCGGGCCATGCGCGCGCAGGTGGAGCAACCGCGGCAGGCTGGTTAAGTCAGCGCGCCGCCCACCATTTCTGCAACGCCGTTTGCAGCACGTCCGCCAGCCGGTGGCTGGCGAAGGCCGTCTGCCGCTGCAAGCGCAACAGCCCGGCCATGGCGCCGGGTTTTTTCAGCACGGCGCCCGCCAGTTTGAGCGGCGAGAGCTGCTGCTCCGCATCCGCGAGCTGATTGAAGTCCAGGGGCAAATCCTCCTCCGCGGCATCCGAAATGACCCGCACCGTCGCTGAAACCACGCCCGCCCGCCGGCAGTGCTCGCGAATCCATCCGGACTCCATCTCCACGGCGTCCGCGCCGGTTTGGTGATGGCAGGCGGCCTTTTCGCGGGCGGTGATGAGCATGCGCTCAGCGCAATGAAAACGGCCGGGCGTGGCGCCGGCCTGCTGCAAAAACGCGGCCAGCGGCAGCGCGGCGTCTGCCTCGAATAACACCGTGCCCACGGGCAGGCCGGGACGCAGGCCGCCGGCAAAACCGGCGGTGATGACGAGCGCCGGCGGGGCCTGGCCCAAGATTTCTTCAATGGCCTGCTCGGCACGGGCGCGGCCAACCCCCGTCACGCGCAGCAGGAGGCGCGGCTCGGCCCGCGCATACGCCAGCAGCGGCGCTGCTTCGCGCGGCAGGGCCATCAGGACCACCACGGGCTGGGGGGAGGGGGACATGGCGTGTCGCGGACGCCGCGTTATTTGATGCCCGCCAGCCGCTGTTTCCAGAGGTGATAAAGCTGCACGGTGGCTTTGACGTCGCGCAGGCAATACTCGGCCACCTCGCGTTGTTTGCCTTCCGCCATGAGCTGGGGCACGTCCATGCCGGTGACGCCCTGCATTTTGGGGCTTTCGATGCCAAAGGCCTTGCAATAGAAATCCAGGTTGAACTTGCGCGCCGCGCCGTCGCGGCCGCTGACGCCGTAGAAGGTGAGCTGCTCGGCCAGGTCGCAATGCGGCTCGGCCGTGAAACGATACCCCAGCCAGTCCTTGCGGCTGATGGGCACATTGAGCAGCGCGGAACGCAGGTATAAAAAGGGAATGTCGAAGGAACGCCCGTTGAAGGTCACAATTTGGTCGTAGTGTTTGGCCACGTCCCAAAAGGCGTTCAGCATTTCCGCCTCGTCGGGGAAGGGCACAAATTCCACCGGCCCCGCCTCCTCGGCGTCATCCTCATAATCCTCGGCAACAAACAGGACCTGGCCGCGGAGGCTCTCGGCATTGAGCATGGCGATGCACACCACCTGCGCCGTGAGCGGGTAGAGACTCATGAGATGCTCCAGCTCGGCCCGTTTTTGGGCGCGCGCGGCTTCATCCTCCAGTTTGTCGGCTTCGCGGAAGAGGTATTCGCGCTGGACTTCGTCAAAGTTTTCCACCGGCAAAGCCGTGGTTTCGATGTCAAAAACCAGAGTGGCCATGGCTTGAATGCAACACGTGATGGTTTGCGGGTGGCGTTGCCACGGCGCTCAACCTATCGTGGCCTTCCTCCGGCGACAAGCCGCAAAACGATGGCGCGCACGGGCGCCGGCGGTCTCACGGTACAATGATGGCCACCGCCTCAATCTCAATCAGCAAATCACTGCGGCAGATGCCCGCCTGAATGCCGGTGCTGGCAGGGTAGGGGTCCAGTCCCAGGGCATCGTAGAACTCGGTGCGGATGCGGTTGAACTCGGCGTAATCACGGTCAATGTCGCGCAAGTAACAGGTGGTGCGCACCACGTCGTGCCACGTGGCGCCCTCGCTTTCGAGCAGCTCGGTGATGTTGTGGTAGGTGCGCCAGAGCTGCGCCCGGAAATCGCCCGGGTACAGGGTCTCGCCATGGGGTCCCACGCTGGAGGTGCCGCTGATGAGCAACTGGATGTAATGGCTGGGCAGTTCGAGCCGCAAACCGCGGGTGAACGCGCTGCCATAAACCGGCGCCTCGTTCAACACGCCGGGGGCACAGATGGCCTTTTTCAGAATGGGCACGCGGCCTTTGGGCAGTTTCTTGATTAACCCGCGCGGAGCGGGAGAACAGGGCGGCAGCCCCAGGGCGGCGCGCTCTTTTTGTTCTCCCGGACTATAATAAATGCCTGAAGCGGGGAGTTTGGCTCGAACGTTTTTTTTCTTCATGTCATCAAGGTCCATCCGGCAGTGACTGCATTAATTTAGGTAATTATCTTAAGGTTGAGACGCTTGTAAATTATTACTTATTCAGCGTGCCACCACCAGCACCGCGGAAATGCGGCCTCAGCGCGGAAAACTGGAGAGCAGCGCAGGCATGGGCTGCGGCTGGGGGCGGAGGGGTCCCTAGGACCAGAGGGCCTGAAAAAGCGCCTCCACCACCCGGTTCTGTTGCTGCTCGGTCATGCCGTAATAAAGGGGCAGCGTCATGGCCTCGGCATAATACCGCGTGGCTTCCTTGTAAGATTCCTCCTCCTTGATGGCGGGGTTGCGATAGTAAGGATGCAAAAACAGGGGAATGTAATGCAACTGCACGCCAATGCCCTGCCAGCGCATGTCCTTGAAAACTTGCAAGTGCGTCTTTTTGATTTCCTTCAGATTCAGCCGGATGATGTACAGGTGCCAGGAGCTTTCGGCGTGCGGCGAGCGGGCCAGGGGGGTCACGGGATAACCTTTGAGTAATTGGTCGTAGCGGTCGGCCAGCTCGCGGCGGCGGCGCACAAACTGGTCGAGCTTGTCCATTTGGCTGGCGCCCAGGGCCGCCTGGATGTCGGTCATGCGATAGTTGTAGCCCAGCTCGATTTGCTCGTAGTACCACGGCCCATGCGCCGGATTTTTCAGGTAAAGGGGGTCGCGGGTGATGCCATGATTGCGCAGGCGGAGGAGCCGCTGGTAGAGGTCATCGCGGTTGGTGGTGATGACCCCGCCCTCGCCGGTGGTGACGATTTTGACGGGGTGAAAACTGAACACGGTGAGGTCAGAGTATTGGCAGCAGCCCACGGGACGGCCACGATACCGCGCCCCCAGGGCGTGGGCGGCGTCCTCCATGACGGAAAGGTTAAATCGCTGCGCCAGGGCGTGGATGGCCTGCATGTCGCACGGCTGGCCGGCCAGGTGCACGGGGATGATGAGACGCATGGGGACCTCCGCCATGTCGCCCAGGGTGAGCCGGCCTTCGAGGTTCTGCGCGCTCATGTTGGCGGTGGCGGGGTCAATATCCACCCAGTACGGCTCGCCGCCGCAATAACGCGCGCAATTGGCCGTGGCCACAAAGGTGATGGGGCTGGTGTAAACCTGGTCGCCCGGCTTGACCCCCAGCGCAAGGGCCCCCAGATGCAGGGCGGCCGTGGCGCTGGACACGGCCACGGCGTAGCGCGCCTCGCAATACTCGGCCACCTTGCGCTCGAAGCGTTCAATGGCCGGCCCCTGGGTCAGGTAGTCTGAGCGCAACACCGCTTCCACGGCCGCAATGTCGGCCTCGTCAATGAATTGATGGCCGTAGGGGATTTGGATGGGAGGATGATTGCTCATGGGGGCCTGTGCTTCTATTCAACGGCCAGTCGCTGCAGGTCCGGCACGCTCAACCATTGGGCGTTGGTGTCGCTGGCGTATCGGAAGCCGTCCGGCAAAGCGGCGCCGTGCTGCCAGTGGCGCGGCTCAAAGCCCGGCACGTAGGGCTGCAGCACCACGTATTTGTCCGGCAGCTCCACCGCATGGCGCGCCTCATCCTCGCTGAGGAGCACCTCGTGCAATTTTTCGCCGGGACGGATGCCAATCGTGTCCACGGCGCAGCCGGGGGCGATGGCCGCCGCCAGGTCAGTAATTCTCATGCTGGGTATTTTTGGGATGAACACCTCGCCGCCGTGCATTTCCTCCACGCAGCGGATGACGAAGCGCACACCCTGTTCGAGAGTAATCCAAAAGCGGGTCATGCGGGGGTCGGTAAGGGTAATCCGGCCCCGGGCGCGCTGCTGGCGAAACAGGGGGATGACACTCCCGCGGCTGCCCACCACGTTGCCGTAGCGCACACAACTGAATCGCACCGGCGACTCCCCGGCGTAGGCATTGCCGTGGATGAACAATTTTTCCGCGCACAATTTGGTGGCGCCGTAGAGGTTGACCGGATTCACCGCCTTGTCGGTGCTGAGGGCGAGCACTTTTTTGACCCCCTGGTCAATGGCGGCGTCAATGATGTTCTTGGCGCCCATCACGTTGGTCAAAATGGCCTCAAACGGGTTGTACTCGCACGCGGGCACCTGCTTCAGCGCCGCCGCATGCACCACCACGTCCACCCCGTGAAACGCCCGCTCCAGCCGCTCGCGGTCCCGCACATCTCCCAGGAAAAACCGCAGGGGCGAATCCTCGCCGTGGGGATAAAGCTGCTGCATCTCGTGCTGCTTCAACTCGTCACGGCTGAAGACGATTAACTTTTTGGGCCGATGCTCCCGCAGCAGAATCTCAACGAACTTGCGGCCAAAGGAACCCGTGCCCCCGGTGATTAAAACGACGCTATCGTGCCAATTCATGTTGCCGGGGGCACTCTAATAACATGCTTAAGATAAAGCAACCTTCCGGCGGGGCCACCTTGGCGCCGGGACAGGGACGACGACAAGGCAGCCGCCAAAGGCATGGCACGATGCACTCTAGCAACTCCGCTGACTTTTCCGGTTGCCAAAAGGGGCGGGTGGGATTATTCATCAACATGATGCCACGGCCATGCTGTGGCGGGCATACACCATATATGGCGGAATCAAAGAAGCGCGACCCCAACCAGTTGGATTTAGGCATTCCAGTGCCCGCAGCACCGGACCCGCAAGGGCATATTGTACCGGCCGGAGTTTCGCCGACCCCGCCGGCGACCAACGGCAGCCCTGGCCAGAATAAGACCCAGGGCAACGGCAATGGCAATGGCGCCGCCCATGTGCAGGCGGAGATTGAGGCCGCCGCCGTGGCGCATCGGCCCTTTGACCCCAAACGCGTGGAGTTGCCGCTGCACCGGCGGGTGGATAACAACTTTCTGCAATATGCCTCCTACGTCATCCGGGACCGCGCCATTCCGCACCTGGCCGATGGATTGAAGCCCGTGCAGCGGCGCATCCTCTGGGCCATGCACCTGGGCGATGACGGCCGCTTCACCAAGGTGGCCAATGTGGTGGGCGACACCATGAAGTTTCACCCGCACGGGGATGCAGCCATTGGGGAGGCGCTGGTGGTGCTGGCCAACAAGCGCTACCTCATCGAAGGCCAGGGGAACTTTGGCAATCTCTTCACTGGCGACCCCGCCGCCGCGCCGCGGTACATCGAATGCCGGCTGACCGAGCTGGCGCGCACGGAGTTGTTCAATGATGACCTCACCGAATTTGTGCCCAGTTACGATGGACGCAACCAGGAGCCGGTGACGCTGCCGTCCAAGCTGCCCCTGACCCTGATGTTGGGCACCGAAGGCATTGCGGTGGGGCTGTCGGCCCGCATTTTGCCGCACAATTTTCCCGAGTTGCTGCAGGCGCAAATTGCCATTCTGAAAAAGCAGCCGTTCAAGTTGCTGCCCGATTTTCCGACGGGCGGCTTGATGGATGCGCGGGATTATCAAGACGGCAAAGGCAGCGTCAAGGTGCGCGCCAAAATCAAAGTCAAAGATGAGTCCACCGTCGTCATCAAGGAAATCCCGCCCACCACCACCACGGAATCCCTGATAGCCTCAATTGAAGACGCCACCCGCAAGGGCAAGCTCAAAGTCAAGTCGGTGACGGATTTCACCTCCGAGGAGGTGGAAATCGAGGTGAAATGCCCGCCCGGCGTGACCGCGGAAAAATTGGTGGACGCCCTTTATGCCTTTACCGATTGCGAGGTGACGATTGCCAGCCGCATCATCGTCATCAAGGACAACCGCCCCGTGGAAATGACCGCCAGCGAGGTGTTGCGCGAGAACACCGCGCAACTGGTGGATATTTTGCGCCGCGAGCTGGAGCTGAAGCGGGGGCGGTTGGAGGAGGAGCTGCATTTTCGCACCCTCGAGCGCATTTTCATCGAGGAGCGCATCTACAAGAAAATTGAAAAATGCCGCACCAACGAGGCGGTCTTTGCGGCCGTGCGGGAGGGCTTTGAGCCGTTCCAGGCCGAGCTGGCGCGGCCCTTGAGCGAGGCCGACATCGAGCGCCTGCTGGGGGTGCGCATCCGGCGCATTTCACTCTTTGACATCGAACAACACCGGCAGGAAATGGCCCGCCTGAAGGGCGAACTCAAGGAGACCGAAAAGCACCTGAAAAATGTGGTCAAATACACCATCGCCCACCTGGAAGGGCTGCTGGAAAAATATGGCCCGCAGTATCCCCGCCTGACGCGCAGCAGCCGTTTTGATGAGGTGGACACGCGCGAGGCGGCCTTCAAGGCGTTCAAGGTGGCCTATGACCGCGAGTCCGGCTACCTGGGTTACAAGGTCGCCGGCGAGGAATACAAAACCGAGTGCACCCGCTTTGACCGCATCCTCATGGTCTTCAAGGACGGCCATTACAAGCTCATTGAACTGCCCGAGAAATTATTTGTGGGGCCGGATTTGGTCTATGCGGGCCTGCCGGAGCGGGACCGGGTCTTTACCCTGGCCTACACCACGCGCGATGCCACCTATCTCAAGCGTTTCACCTTTGGCGGCATGATACTGAACAAGGATTACCAATGCCTGCCGGAGAAGGGAAAAATCCTGTTCTTTGAGCCGGACACGCCGCCGGAATTGTACATTCGCTACAAACCGGCGCCGTATCAGAAGGTGAATCAACAAACCTGCAACCCTGCTGAGGTGGACGTCAAAGGGCCAAAGACGCGCGGGCGCCAGATTAGCATCAAGGAAGTCAGCTCCATCACCAGCAAGCCCACCCGCGGATGGGACCCTGAAGCGCCCACCACCAAAGTGGTGTTTGCCTGAAGTCCGATGCAAGATTCACTCGACCAGCACTGCCGGGAAATCAACCGCTGCAACCAGCGCGGCGGGCGAATGCTGTCCATCGTGGACCTCCTGGAGGCGGGGACGTTTACGGCGGATTTGGCCGCGTATTGTTTGGCGGCCATCAGCCGCGGCGCTTCCTTCATGGTGGGCGCCCTGCCCGGCGGCGCGGGCAAGACCACCGTCATGGGCGCGCTGCTTAATTTTGTGCCGCCGGGGGTCAGCCTGCACGCTGCCGACAGTCTTCCCACCATCGAATGGGCGGCCAAGTTCAACCGCCGGCGCGGGTGTTATATTTGCCATGAAATCGGCACTGGCCATTATTTTGCCTATTTATGGGGCGAACCTTTGCGGGCCTACTTCGATCTGCTGCGCAACGGCCACATGCTGGCCACCAATTTGCATGCCGATTCGCTGGAAGATGCCCGCCGGCAGATTTGTGACCAGAACCAGGTGCCGCCGCTCCTTTTCCGCAAAATGAACCTTGTGCTGTTCGTTGAGTTCTCCGGTGGCTGGCACGGCCGCCGCATCATCAGCCAGCTCTGGGAAAGTGACGGCCGCCAGGAACACCAGTTGCTTTACGATGGGGATAAATTGCGCCTGCGCGACAGCCGCCTGGTATCCATCGAGGCCATGACCGCCGCCCATGCCCTCCTGCAATCCGTATTGGATGCGGGTGTGCGGGAAATTCGCGACGTGCGGCAGACTTTGCTCAGACCCATTGAAATCCCCTCCGTCCCCACCCCCGGCCATGCTTCCCCCGGAGAATCCCCAAGCTGAAGAAGCCCGCCGCGCCCGCCGCTTGTTACGCTGGGTGATTGGTGCCGTCATTGCTTTCAACCTCGGCCTCCTCCTCTATCTTTTCCTGCCGCGGTAATTGTTCAGATTTAACAACGCCTCTTCCCCCGGTGGAGCTTGGAGTGAGAACTGAATTGTGGGTTTGTTTTGTCCCCGTAGGGAAATAAAAAAAGAGCCGCTCTTTCCGAGCGGCTCTTTGGTTGAGAACTTTCCTTTTGGTGGATTAGGCCTTGCGGCGGCGCAGATACAGCAAACCGCCCAGCCCGGCCAGACCCAACAGAATGGTCGAAGGCTCAGGCACCACAATCAGCCGGTGAGAGGTCAACCCCACCAGAGCAGCCGGAGCATTCGGCGGGCCAGTCACGGTCACGCGCACCACAGGGTTTTGGGCAGCGGCAATCGGGCTGGCAACGCCTTGGGCATTATAAGCCGCCTGCCACGTGGTGCCATCAGAGGCGCGCCAAGCACGGATTTGGAACAATGCTTCCTGCCCAGGAGCCACCCCCGGTACGGAAACTACGGTAGTAGGCAGGTAGCCCGCTGCAGCTCCCGTACGGAATGCAATAGCCAATCCCAAACTTGTGAAAGTAGAGGGGTCAGAGCCAACCGGACCATAATACAGGTCCGCCAAATAGGCGGAACCAGCAAGCTTGGTCGTCCCATCAACGTCAAAAATCGGGGCATCAATGCCATTGGCAATGTCCCGGTTGATAAACGTCAACTGCCCTTGGGCCCATACGCTAACACACGTCAGTGCCACCATTCCCATTACGATTAGCTTTTTCATAACTTTGTGTTTACTGGTTTGTTTAGAATTCTCTAAATGTTTACTGATTCACCGTAAAATTACGCACCCACTGACCAGGTGTCGGAGCGCTCACCCAAAATGCCTCACCCACTTTGAAGCTGGGTACTACGTCCCACTCGCCAAAGGAGTAGGAAAAACCTTCAAACCGGCTTTGAGCGTTATTGTATTTATAAACAATGGTATCTTCAGGAGGGGTGAAACCCAGTTGTGGAGCCGTTCCTTCCTGAGGCACCATGGAAGCCTTCATGCTGAAACCCACAGGTATGGCATTCGTCAAGCTACCTTGCATCACCTCCCCCACAAAAGTGTTGGTAAATGCAGTCAAAGCTTTGATGAAGCAGCCTTCCCCCGGATTGAGGGTCAAATTGGGGTTATCCCATTCCCCGAAGCTGAAGGTGGCTCCCACGAAAGTCGTCCCCGTCCATTTGAAAATGGCGGTATCTTCCGGCGGATTGGGGATCAGGGAAGCGATCGTGTTGTTGGTGGTGTTCAGCGGGTTGGCGATCATGGAAAACCCGACCGGGATGGTCATGTTCACATAACCCACTGTGTTGATGGAGTAAACCGTTTGGGCGGCTGCGGTGGCAAGACCCCCCGCCGCGACGGCGGCCGCGAGTAACAGTGCTTTTGTTCTCATGTTGCTACGTTGTTGTTGTTGACTGTGTGCGCGATAAAAATCGCAAACTTTCCGCAGGGTGTCAACAGCTTTTTTATTTTTTTTGAACATTTTTTCGCGTCATGTTTCCCATATTTTCAGGCCGTGACATCGCCTGACTTATTCCTGCAAACCCCTGCCAGACAACAGGTTTTATTTGCCGGTGCGAACCCCGCTTTTCCTGTCTCTTCCATCCATGTCCGCCGGCTGCACCGGTTTCTCAGCGCTGCTCATGGGAGCCCGCCGCCAGCAGCGATTCCAGCCGCGCCTTGCTCTCGGCAAACACCGCCTCGTGGAGGGATTGCCCCCGGGCGTCCATCGTCACCACACAGGGGAAATCGCGCACCTCAATCTCCCAAATGGCCTCGGGCGAGCCAAATTTTTCCATGAAATACACGTTGCGCACGGCCACGATGCGCTCGGCCAGCACCTGCGCCGCGCCGCCCACGGCATGCAAATACACGCAGCCATATTCCTTGCATCCCGCCTGCGTGCGCGGCCCCATGCCGCCCTTGCCAATAACGCCGCGAATCCCGTGGTCGCGCATGATTTGCCATTGGTACGGCTCCTCCCGCGCGCTGGTGGTCGGCCCCGCCGCCACCACCTTCCAGCGTCCCGCCTCGTCCTTAATCACCACCGGCCCACAATGGTAAATGATGCCCCCGCGCAGGCTCAGCCCCGGCGGCAAAGCCCCGCCTTCATGCAGGTATTTGTGCACCGCATCGCGCCCGGTAAAGAGCACGCCGTTGATGGCCACTTCATCGCCCACCTTCAAGGCGCGCACCGCTTTTTCATCCAGAGGAGTCGTCAAAGAAATCATAAAATCGTCCGCCTTTCTTTTAATACAGCCATTGCTCAATTCGCCCGTCTTCCGCCAGTTTCACGCCCTGCCGGCGGAAGGCCCAGCACATGTAGCTCACGCTGACAAAATAGGAGGCCGGCACGCGGTTGATGGCGCAGGCCTTGACGCCCAGCAGGGTGGTTTTGCCCCCAAAACCCATCGGGCCGATGCCCAGCTCGTTGGCGATGCGCAGGATGTCCTGCTCAAACTTGTCCAGCACGGGGTCCGGGTTGCGGTCGTCCAGCTTGCGTAAAAACTGCAATTTGGAATACTCATAGCCGGTGGCGCGGTCCCCCCCAATGCAAACCCCCAGCACGCCCGGGCCGCAGCCCTTGCCCTGCGCCTGCAGCACGGCGTCCAGCACCGCCCGTTTGCAGCCCTCCAAATCGCGGTTGGCCTGGATGCCCTCATCGGGCAGCGAGTATTGCGCGCCCACATTCTCGCAGCCGCCACCCTTGAGCACCAGCCGCACCTCCACTTCGGGGCGGCGATGTTGATGAAAATGCAGCGTGGGCGCGCCCGGCCCGAGATTGGTGCCATCGTTCTTGCCGGTGATGGCGTCCACCGAATTCTGCCGCAAATAGCCCTTTTTGGTCGCCTCCTTCACCGCCTCCCGCGCCGCCTCGCCAAAGGCCAACTGGTCATAGCCCACCGGGCAATCCACGTAAAACAACACGCTGCCGGTATCCTGGCAGAGGGGCTGCGATTTGCGCTGGGCCAGCTCGATGTTTTGCTCGATGATGCGCATGGCCGAGGCGGCAATGGTGCCCTGTTTCTCGCGTTCCAGCGCCGCCAGGATGGCCCGGTGCACATCGTCCGGCACTTCGGCGGAGGTGCGCCGAATCAATTCCAACAAGGACTCTTGCAATACATTCATCACCTCACGCTAAAGGGCTTCTGCCCCCCTGTCAACCGGACGCTTCCCCCGCCGGACCAGCGCCTAAAACACCTCTGGCACGCCTTCTTCCAGGAATTTGATATGGCGGCTCAGGCCGTTATCGCGGGCCAGCTCCTTGAGCCAGCGGGGCGGTTCGTCCATGCTTTCAAAGGAAAGTTTGAAGGTGCCATAATGCATGGGGATCATCAGTTTGGCCCGCAAATCCTTGAACACCCGCACCGCGTCATCCGGCCCCATGTGCACATGGCGGAAAGACTCGGGGTAATACGCGCCGATGGGCAACAGCGCGATTTCCGGGTGACAACGCCGCCCAATTTCCGTGAAACCCTCGAAATAGGCGCTGTCCCCCGCGTGGTAAATGGAGCGCCCCTGATGCTCAATGACAAAGCCGCCGTAACCGCGGTGGTCATCGCCCAACATCCGCGCCCCCCAATGCCGGGCCGGCACGAACGTGATTTTCAGCTCGTTTTTGCTGAAGGATTCCCACCATTCCAGCTCCAGAATCCGGGCAAAACGCAGCCCCTCCGCCAGGCGCCCCACCCCCCACGGCATGATGCCCACCTTGGTGGCCGGCAGTTTGCGCAGGCTGGGCTTGTGAAAATGGTCAAAATGAGCGTGCGTAATCAGCACAAAATCCACCCGCGGCAAATCCCGAATTTTCAACCCGGCCCGCTTCAAGCGCTTGAGCAGAAAGAGCCAGTTGGCAAAATTCGGGTCAATGAGCAGGTTCACATCCGTAAACTGCACCAGGAAACTCGCATGCCCAATCCACGTCAGTGCCACCTGCCCGGGCTGCAGTTTGGGAAAAACCGGCGGTTTGTGATGCCCCACCCGCCGCGTCAGCCACCCTTTCCATACCATCTCATGGAAAAATTTATGCGGGCTGAAGTGTTGGGCGGGTGTCAGGTCCTTGAAGGACCGGGGCAGCCGCCGCCGCTTGGGCTCGCCGGGCTTGGAAGCCGGTTTGGTCATGTCACGAGTAATGACCCGCCGCGAAATTCGCCGTTCAATCTAACGCCCGCCGCCGCCGGCGGCAATGAGGCTTTTTCCATTCCCCCGAGACCCCGCCAGCCCCCCCGCGGCCATGGCAGGCAACCTGCCCGCCGCCAGCGTCTTCCCCTTGCTCTGCCTGAGGAAAAGGGCGCCACCTCGCCCTCAGCGGGCGTTTTTCTTCAACTCTTTGCTCCAGGTATCCTTGAGCGTGATAATGCGATTGAACACCAGCCGCCCGGGGGCGCTGTCCGGGTCCAGGCAGAAGTAAGCCAGACGTTCAAGCTGGTACCGTTCCTCCGGTTTGGCTTCGGCCAGCGATGGCTCCAATTGCGCCTGCACCACCTGCAATGAATCGGGGTTCAAGTATTGTTTGAAGTCCCCCTCGGCCGCATCCGGCTCCGGCACGGTGAAAAGCCGGTCATAAAGGCGCATCTCAGCGGGTACGGCATGGGGCGCGCTCACCCAGTGAATGGCCGCCTTGACTTTGCGGCCGGCTGTGGGTCCGCCCGCTTTGCTGCCCAAATCCGCCGTGCACCGCAACTCCACCACGCGCCCTTGTGCGTCCTTGATGACTTCCTCGCACTTGATGATATAGGCATACTTCAGCCGCACCTCGCCGCCCGGCTGCAGGCGGTAATACTTGGGCGGCGGATTTTCCATGAAATCGTCCTGCTCAATGTACAACTCCCGGCTGAACGGCACCTGCCGCGTGCCAGCCGCCGGGTCCTCGGGATTGTTCACCGCCTCCACCAGCTCGGTTTGCCCCGCCGGATAATTTGTCAGCACCACTTTGAGCGGGCGCAACACCCCCAGCCGCCGCAGCGCCACGCGGTTCAAGTCCTCCCGTATGGCATGTTCCAAAACCGCCACATCTGTCAGCCCATTGTACTTGGTCACACCAATCATCTGGCAGAAGCTGCGGATGGCTGCCGGCGTGATGCCCCGCCGCCGCAGGCCGGCCAGGGTGGGCAGGCGCGGGTCATCCCAGCCCTGCACCAGCCGGTCACGCACCAGGAGCAGCAATTTGCGCTTGCTCATCACCGTGTAACTGAGATTCAGCCGCGCGAACTCGTATTGTTTGGGCCGCGGCTGAGGCACCGGCAAGTGCTCCAAAATCCAGTCGTACAAGGGCCGATGCACCTCAAACTCGAGCGTGCAAATCGAATGCGTCACGCCCTCAATGCTGTCGCTCAGGCAGTGCGCATAATCATACATGGGGTAAATGCACCATTGGTCCCCCGTATGATGATGCTCGGCGTGGCGGATGCGGTAAAGCACCGGGTCGCGCAGCCAGATGTTGGGCGAGCTCATGTCAATTTTGGCGCGCAGCGTGCGGCTGCCATCCGGAAACTCCCCCGCCTTCATGCGTTGGAAGAGGTCCAGATTTTCCTCCACAGAACGATTGCGGTAGGGACTTTCCCGCCCGGGCCGGTCAGGGGCGCCCCGGTAGGCATCCACCTCTTCCGGCGTCAAATCGCAGACATACGCCAATCCTTTCTGAATCAGAATCAACGCATATTCGTAAAGCTGCTGGAAATAGTCCGAGGCATAAAATGGCTCCAGCGTCTGCGGCTCCGCCGCCGTTTGCTTCAGCACCACGCGGCCGGAAGTGTCCCCCTTGCGCTTGTAACCCAGCACGTGGTCCGCCCAGCCTGCAATCAACCAGTCCACATCCGCCTGGATGGACTCCACGTACTCCACATCCTCCTTGGTGGGGTTGGTATCATCCATGCGC
This is a stretch of genomic DNA from Fontisphaera persica. It encodes these proteins:
- a CDS encoding PEP-CTERM sorting domain-containing protein: MKKLIVMGMVALTCVSVWAQGQLTFINRDIANGIDAPIFDVDGTTKLAGSAYLADLYYGPVGSDPSTFTSLGLAIAFRTGAAAGYLPTTVVSVPGVAPGQEALFQIRAWRASDGTTWQAAYNAQGVASPIAAAQNPVVRVTVTGPPNAPAALVGLTSHRLIVVPEPSTILLGLAGLGGLLYLRRRKA
- a CDS encoding FumA C-terminus/TtdB family hydratase beta subunit, whose translation is MISLTTPLDEKAVRALKVGDEVAINGVLFTGRDAVHKYLHEGGALPPGLSLRGGIIYHCGPVVIKDEAGRWKVVAAGPTTSAREEPYQWQIMRDHGIRGVIGKGGMGPRTQAGCKEYGCVYLHAVGGAAQVLAERIVAVRNVYFMEKFGSPEAIWEIEVRDFPCVVTMDARGQSLHEAVFAESKARLESLLAAGSHEQR
- a CDS encoding fumarate hydratase — translated: MNVLQESLLELIRRTSAEVPDDVHRAILAALEREKQGTIAASAMRIIEQNIELAQRKSQPLCQDTGSVLFYVDCPVGYDQLAFGEAAREAVKEATKKGYLRQNSVDAITGKNDGTNLGPGAPTLHFHQHRRPEVEVRLVLKGGGCENVGAQYSLPDEGIQANRDLEGCKRAVLDAVLQAQGKGCGPGVLGVCIGGDRATGYEYSKLQFLRKLDDRNPDPVLDKFEQDILRIANELGIGPMGFGGKTTLLGVKACAINRVPASYFVSVSYMCWAFRRQGVKLAEDGRIEQWLY
- a CDS encoding MBL fold metallo-hydrolase — encoded protein: MTKPASKPGEPKRRRLPRSFKDLTPAQHFSPHKFFHEMVWKGWLTRRVGHHKPPVFPKLQPGQVALTWIGHASFLVQFTDVNLLIDPNFANWLFLLKRLKRAGLKIRDLPRVDFVLITHAHFDHFHKPSLRKLPATKVGIMPWGVGRLAEGLRFARILELEWWESFSKNELKITFVPARHWGARMLGDDHRGYGGFVIEHQGRSIYHAGDSAYFEGFTEIGRRCHPEIALLPIGAYYPESFRHVHMGPDDAVRVFKDLRAKLMIPMHYGTFKLSFESMDEPPRWLKELARDNGLSRHIKFLEEGVPEVF
- a CDS encoding glutamine--tRNA ligase/YqeY domain fusion protein yields the protein MMNESHAEAGAERGPGDFIRDIVAEDLAAGRHQRIVTRFPPEPNGYLHIGHAKSICLNFGIAREFGGVCHLRMDDTNPTKEDVEYVESIQADVDWLIAGWADHVLGYKRKGDTSGRVVLKQTAAEPQTLEPFYASDYFQQLYEYALILIQKGLAYVCDLTPEEVDAYRGAPDRPGRESPYRNRSVEENLDLFQRMKAGEFPDGSRTLRAKIDMSSPNIWLRDPVLYRIRHAEHHHTGDQWCIYPMYDYAHCLSDSIEGVTHSICTLEFEVHRPLYDWILEHLPVPQPRPKQYEFARLNLSYTVMSKRKLLLLVRDRLVQGWDDPRLPTLAGLRRRGITPAAIRSFCQMIGVTKYNGLTDVAVLEHAIREDLNRVALRRLGVLRPLKVVLTNYPAGQTELVEAVNNPEDPAAGTRQVPFSRELYIEQDDFMENPPPKYYRLQPGGEVRLKYAYIIKCEEVIKDAQGRVVELRCTADLGSKAGGPTAGRKVKAAIHWVSAPHAVPAEMRLYDRLFTVPEPDAAEGDFKQYLNPDSLQVVQAQLEPSLAEAKPEERYQLERLAYFCLDPDSAPGRLVFNRIITLKDTWSKELKKNAR